The Bacteroidota bacterium genome includes a region encoding these proteins:
- a CDS encoding DUF481 domain-containing protein has translation MRKLLLAALVLFPLSAFTQVLNIEQERIKTDTTGWSGTAGLSFQYIKNQKEMLNAGLNVHVQFKTEHSLWLLLTDYNLVTSGKDDYSNAGIEHLRYNYKFNKWFTAECFTQAQFNKVMSVKFRWLTGAGPRFRIVKTKKFRLYGAALYMYEYEELENPSVFHRDHRMSSYLSFTWSPVENLRLVNTTYFQPRLNYLADYRISSQTDFIVKIAGHFGFGVGYLYYYDAFPPEDIVKETHYLTNKITYEF, from the coding sequence ATGAGAAAACTACTGCTTGCCGCCCTGGTTCTCTTTCCGCTAAGCGCTTTTACACAGGTGCTTAATATTGAACAGGAGCGCATAAAAACAGATACTACCGGATGGTCGGGTACCGCAGGGCTGAGTTTTCAGTATATCAAAAATCAAAAGGAAATGCTGAACGCGGGCCTTAATGTGCATGTGCAGTTCAAGACCGAACACAGCCTCTGGCTGCTGCTTACCGATTATAATCTGGTGACCTCAGGCAAAGACGATTATAGCAATGCCGGTATTGAGCATCTGCGCTATAATTATAAGTTCAATAAATGGTTCACGGCCGAATGCTTCACTCAGGCACAATTCAACAAGGTGATGAGCGTGAAGTTCCGCTGGCTCACCGGCGCAGGCCCCCGGTTCAGGATTGTAAAAACGAAGAAATTCAGGCTGTACGGAGCCGCTTTGTATATGTATGAGTATGAAGAGCTCGAAAATCCTTCCGTGTTTCACCGCGATCACCGCATGTCAAGTTACCTTTCCTTTACCTGGAGTCCGGTTGAAAATCTGCGGCTTGTGAATACAACGTATTTTCAGCCCAGGCTGAATTACCTCGCCGATTACCGCATTTCATCACAAACAGATTTTATTGTAAAAATTGCCGGACACTTCGGCTTCGGCGTAGGATACCTGTACTATTACGATGCATTTCCGCCCGAAGACATCGTGAAAGAAACCCATTACCTGACCAATAAAATTACGTACGAGTTTTAA
- a CDS encoding aminotransferase class V-fold PLP-dependent enzyme has protein sequence MEKYFEPFRRNIIGIDQKFKTPYGEVKMIYADWIASGRLYAPIEKRISETFGPFVGNTHTETSECGTLMTKSYHLAQKKIKQHVNASKDDVIIAAGSGMTSVINKLQRILGMRLCGMVSHRKCLKEGEKPVVFISHMEHHSNHTSWFETNADVVVLEPAKNLLIDPAQLKKQLKKYENRAVKIGSFTACSNVTGIETPYHELAKIMHQHGGVCFVDFAASAPYVDIDMHPADPLKKLDAIFFSPHKFLGGPGSSGVMVFDSKLYHSHIPDNPGGGTVDWTNPWGEYKYIDDIELREDGGTPGFLQAIRAALCIELKNKMGTANMRKREKQLMKKAFELMPLVPGIHILADNVQQRVGSISFYIDNIHYNLVVRLLNDLYGIQVRGGCACAGTYGHYLLDVSYDYSKRITDLISHGDLSQKPGWIRLSVHPTMTDNELETIVAALHDISKTWKRRVKDYVYSPHTNEYKHISAPKDETVKVRKWFEL, from the coding sequence ATGGAAAAGTACTTCGAACCATTTCGCCGTAACATCATCGGCATCGACCAGAAATTTAAAACACCCTATGGCGAAGTTAAAATGATTTATGCCGACTGGATTGCCAGCGGTCGTTTATATGCACCCATTGAAAAGCGTATCAGCGAAACATTCGGTCCTTTTGTAGGCAACACCCACACCGAAACAAGTGAGTGCGGCACGCTAATGACCAAATCATATCACCTTGCACAGAAAAAAATCAAACAGCACGTAAATGCTTCCAAAGACGACGTGATTATTGCCGCCGGTTCGGGAATGACATCGGTGATAAACAAACTGCAGCGCATTCTCGGAATGAGGCTCTGCGGCATGGTGAGCCACCGCAAATGCCTGAAAGAAGGAGAGAAGCCTGTTGTTTTTATTTCCCATATGGAACACCATTCCAACCACACTTCATGGTTCGAAACAAATGCCGACGTCGTTGTATTGGAGCCTGCAAAAAATCTGCTCATCGACCCCGCTCAGCTTAAAAAACAGTTGAAAAAATATGAGAACCGGGCGGTGAAAATAGGGTCGTTTACGGCATGTTCAAATGTTACAGGCATCGAAACACCCTACCATGAACTCGCAAAAATAATGCATCAGCACGGAGGTGTTTGCTTCGTTGATTTTGCAGCATCCGCGCCCTATGTCGATATTGATATGCACCCTGCCGACCCCCTGAAAAAACTCGACGCAATATTTTTTTCTCCTCATAAATTCCTCGGCGGACCGGGCAGTTCGGGCGTAATGGTATTCGATTCAAAACTCTATCATTCGCATATTCCCGACAATCCGGGCGGTGGCACCGTCGACTGGACCAACCCCTGGGGCGAGTATAAATACATTGATGATATTGAACTGCGCGAAGATGGCGGAACTCCCGGTTTCCTGCAGGCTATTCGGGCAGCATTGTGCATTGAGCTGAAAAATAAAATGGGTACGGCCAATATGCGCAAACGCGAAAAGCAACTGATGAAAAAGGCCTTTGAGCTGATGCCTCTGGTTCCCGGCATACACATCCTCGCCGACAATGTGCAGCAGCGTGTGGGCTCCATTTCTTTCTATATCGATAACATTCACTACAATCTTGTCGTCCGCCTGCTCAACGACCTGTACGGGATACAGGTACGTGGTGGTTGTGCCTGTGCCGGCACCTACGGCCATTATCTGCTCGATGTAAGCTATGACTATTCAAAACGCATTACAGACCTTATAAGCCACGGCGACCTGTCGCAAAAGCCCGGCTGGATTCGGCTTTCCGTACATCCCACCATGACAGACAACGAATTGGAAACCATTGTGGCGGCACTGCACGATATCTCGAAAACATGGAAACGACGGGTAAAAGATTATGTCTATAGCCCGCATACCAACGAATACAAGCACATCAGCGCTCCCAAAGACGAAACGGTGAAGGTGCGTAAGTGGTTCGAACTTTAA
- a CDS encoding PspA/IM30 family protein — MGLLGKFGDIILSNLNDLIDNSDDPGKMIKELILEMQEAVSDASASVAEASENLKSVERHLLVFKQQSEQFELKALHALQTGDEEYARKVLGKKAENDLTIAEEEKIFRFASATAEKLNSQLVLLKNKLIEAVAREQILHAQGRISESQSEMKGMLGELSKQSLENITVPGTEVETPIRLDLDADDAKKHHEIKEAEKKILVEDELNKLKEKLNKK; from the coding sequence ATGGGGCTGCTTGGAAAATTCGGAGACATCATTTTATCTAACTTGAACGACCTGATTGATAATTCGGATGATCCCGGAAAAATGATTAAGGAACTGATTCTTGAAATGCAGGAAGCCGTGTCTGATGCCTCTGCCAGCGTGGCTGAAGCTTCAGAAAACCTGAAAAGTGTGGAACGGCATCTGCTCGTTTTCAAACAGCAGAGTGAACAGTTTGAACTCAAAGCGTTGCACGCTTTGCAAACAGGCGACGAAGAATATGCCCGCAAAGTGCTTGGAAAAAAAGCCGAGAACGACCTTACCATTGCCGAAGAAGAAAAAATATTCCGGTTCGCTTCTGCTACTGCCGAAAAATTAAACAGTCAGCTTGTGCTGCTGAAAAACAAGCTCATCGAAGCCGTTGCCCGCGAACAGATTCTGCATGCACAGGGTAGAATTTCCGAATCCCAGTCGGAGATGAAAGGAATGCTGGGCGAACTCAGCAAGCAATCACTGGAAAACATTACAGTGCCCGGTACGGAAGTTGAAACACCCATCAGACTTGACCTCGATGCGGATGACGCGAAAAAACATCATGAAATTAAGGAAGCTGAAAAGAAGATTTTGGTTGAAGATGAACTGAATAAGCTGAAAGAAAAATTGAACAAAAAATAA
- the prmA gene encoding 50S ribosomal protein L11 methyltransferase — MDYIQLSLEIKPDYARDIVTAELSEYGFESFSEEGNILFGYIPHKNFSMDEVRKLPFFTNKLIKVGMMVRLIKAQNWNALWESNFEPVRIGNFCYIRAPFHKSTRGVDYQIVIEPKMSFGTGHHETTSLMVEMLADMDLNGKTVLDMGCGTGVLAILAKKMGATDVMAIDNDEWAYNNTVENIERNKVKKIVVKQGDASLLKGLKFDIIIANINRNVLLGDISGYSASLNKSGTLLMSGFYSEDLPMIKERCKQFKLRLVRSLTKNNWIAAGFTGGK, encoded by the coding sequence ATGGATTATATTCAACTATCGTTAGAGATTAAACCCGATTACGCACGCGACATTGTTACGGCTGAGCTTTCCGAATACGGTTTCGAAAGCTTCTCGGAAGAAGGCAATATCCTGTTCGGCTATATTCCGCACAAAAACTTCTCAATGGATGAAGTGCGGAAACTCCCGTTTTTCACGAATAAGCTGATTAAAGTCGGCATGATGGTGCGCCTGATAAAAGCACAAAACTGGAACGCCCTGTGGGAAAGTAATTTTGAACCGGTACGCATCGGCAATTTCTGCTATATCAGAGCACCCTTTCACAAATCAACTCGAGGTGTCGATTACCAGATTGTAATTGAACCTAAAATGTCGTTCGGTACCGGTCATCACGAAACAACCTCGCTGATGGTGGAAATGCTTGCCGATATGGACCTTAACGGGAAAACCGTGCTTGATATGGGTTGCGGCACGGGTGTGCTGGCGATACTTGCCAAAAAAATGGGCGCCACCGATGTGATGGCTATTGATAACGATGAATGGGCATACAATAATACCGTCGAAAATATTGAACGCAACAAGGTGAAAAAAATTGTTGTGAAACAGGGCGACGCCTCATTGTTGAAAGGGCTGAAGTTTGATATCATCATTGCGAACATCAATCGTAATGTGCTTCTGGGCGATATTTCCGGATACTCAGCATCACTCAATAAGAGCGGAACGCTTTTAATGAGCGGCTTTTATTCCGAGGATTTGCCCATGATAAAAGAACGGTGCAAACAATTTAAACTCAGGTTGGTTCGTTCGTTAACAAAAAATAACTGGATTGCTGCCGGTTTTACTGGCGGCAAATAA
- the tpiA gene encoding triose-phosphate isomerase gives MRKKIVAGNWKMNKTLEDGTSLARVILYLLSSSNPLDENKIMIIAPPALLVDNISKVIAGRKHVYVAAQNCHSEEKGAFTGEISAPMIKAAGASYVIIGHSERRAYFHETNDFLMKKVNAALMAGLRPIFCCGEVKEEREGGKFFEVVKKQISESLFHLSADDFKRVVIAYEPVWAIGTGLNASPAQAQDMHAYIRNLISERYGKELADDTSILYGGSCNGKNAAELFAQPDVDGGLIGGASLKGDEFVAIAGSFPGR, from the coding sequence ATGAGAAAAAAGATTGTAGCCGGCAACTGGAAAATGAACAAGACTCTGGAAGACGGAACCTCACTGGCACGGGTGATTCTTTACTTGCTTTCGTCATCAAACCCGCTTGATGAAAATAAAATTATGATTATTGCCCCACCGGCTTTGTTGGTTGATAACATCAGCAAGGTTATTGCCGGACGCAAGCACGTCTACGTGGCAGCACAAAATTGTCACAGCGAAGAAAAGGGCGCATTTACCGGTGAGATTTCTGCCCCGATGATCAAAGCAGCCGGCGCATCATACGTTATTATAGGGCATTCCGAAAGACGCGCCTATTTTCATGAGACCAATGATTTTTTGATGAAAAAGGTGAACGCCGCCCTTATGGCAGGTCTGAGACCTATTTTCTGCTGCGGCGAAGTGAAAGAAGAACGCGAAGGCGGTAAGTTTTTTGAAGTGGTAAAAAAACAGATCAGCGAATCATTATTTCACCTGAGCGCCGATGATTTCAAACGCGTGGTGATTGCCTATGAACCTGTATGGGCCATTGGTACCGGATTGAATGCAAGCCCGGCTCAGGCGCAGGATATGCATGCATACATCCGCAATCTTATCAGCGAACGTTACGGTAAGGAATTGGCCGACGACACAAGCATTTTGTATGGCGGAAGCTGCAACGGCAAAAATGCCGCGGAGCTTTTTGCTCAGCCCGATGTTGATGGCGGCCTGATTGGCGGCGCATCACTCAAAGGAGATGAATTTGTTGCTATTGCCGGGTCATTTCCCGGAAGATAA
- a CDS encoding DUF1573 domain-containing protein produces MKKIVPFVLFLALLATTVFSQSKTGAVVKFDKLVHDYGTIYQNDDGTCEFRFSNTGDEPLVLTSVRSSCGCTVPKWPKDPILPGQSANIGVSYDTKRLGNISKQITVVSNASESTIILSIKGTVIAKPSELMPEKQVNEGFTPTAN; encoded by the coding sequence ATGAAAAAGATTGTTCCCTTTGTTTTGTTTTTAGCACTTCTGGCGACGACAGTTTTTTCCCAATCAAAAACCGGCGCTGTTGTGAAATTTGATAAGTTGGTTCACGATTACGGCACAATATACCAGAATGATGACGGAACCTGTGAATTCCGGTTTTCCAATACGGGAGATGAGCCATTGGTTCTTACGAGTGTGAGAAGCTCATGCGGATGCACTGTTCCGAAATGGCCTAAAGACCCAATACTTCCCGGACAAAGTGCCAACATTGGTGTTAGCTATGATACTAAAAGGCTGGGCAATATATCGAAACAAATCACCGTTGTATCCAATGCATCAGAAAGCACCATTATTCTGAGTATAAAAGGCACGGTAATTGCAAAGCCAAGCGAACTAATGCCGGAAAAGCAAGTGAACGAAGGATTTACTCCAACAGCAAATTAA
- a CDS encoding DUF1573 domain-containing protein: MKKLALIIGIFFLAGFAFKAQAQTTPKADGPEITFDKLENDYGTIIQGGDGNCVFKFKNTGNEPLILSDVRKSCGCTTPTWSKEPILPGQSGKIDIGYNTNNVGTFTKNITVISNATNATVVLTIKGTVNAK; the protein is encoded by the coding sequence ATGAAAAAGTTAGCATTAATTATCGGCATTTTCTTCCTCGCCGGTTTTGCATTTAAAGCTCAGGCCCAGACAACTCCAAAAGCTGATGGTCCGGAGATTACATTCGACAAACTTGAAAACGATTATGGCACTATTATTCAAGGTGGTGACGGTAACTGCGTTTTCAAATTCAAGAATACAGGCAATGAGCCTCTTATTCTTTCGGATGTGCGCAAATCATGCGGATGCACTACCCCTACCTGGAGCAAAGAGCCAATTCTGCCGGGACAAAGCGGCAAAATAGATATAGGTTATAACACTAACAATGTCGGAACCTTTACCAAAAACATCACTGTGATTTCTAACGCTACCAACGCTACCGTTGTACTGACCATCAAAGGAACAGTAAACGCGAAGTAA
- a CDS encoding pyridoxal phosphate-dependent aminotransferase has translation MPKISAKACQMPSSPIRKLVPFSDEAKKKGRKVYHLNIGQPDIETPEGAMDALRHTDIKVVEYSHSAGILSYRKKLVEYYKRFDIEIDENQIIVTNGGSEGILFAFMVCLDPGDEVIVPEPFYANYNGFATTAGVVIKPITSSIETGFALPPISEFEKIITLKTKAILICNPNNPTGYLYSEQELQALRDIVLKHDLYFFSDEVYREFCYDNEPHFSAMNLKGIDNNVILLDSVSKRYSACGARVGTFITRNKEVMAVTMKFAQARLSPPTFGQVLSEAAIDTPKSYFDNVMKEYVARRDIVVESINKMEGCFCPKPKGAFYAVARLPIDDADKFCQWLLESFEYNNQTVMLAPATGFYSTPGLGKNEVRISYVLNVDDMKASMKCLEEALKVYPGRI, from the coding sequence ATGCCTAAGATTTCAGCCAAAGCCTGCCAGATGCCCTCATCGCCCATACGGAAACTTGTTCCCTTCTCTGATGAAGCTAAGAAAAAAGGACGCAAAGTATACCATTTAAACATCGGGCAGCCCGATATAGAAACTCCCGAAGGCGCCATGGATGCCCTTAGGCATACAGATATCAAAGTGGTGGAATACAGCCATTCGGCAGGGATATTATCATACCGTAAAAAACTTGTTGAGTATTACAAACGATTTGACATTGAGATAGACGAGAATCAGATTATCGTTACCAATGGTGGTTCTGAGGGTATTTTATTTGCATTTATGGTGTGCCTCGACCCGGGTGATGAAGTAATTGTGCCCGAACCATTTTATGCAAATTATAACGGATTTGCTACTACCGCAGGCGTTGTGATAAAACCTATTACATCATCCATTGAAACTGGTTTTGCCTTACCGCCCATTTCGGAGTTTGAAAAAATTATCACACTCAAAACCAAAGCCATTCTTATTTGCAATCCCAACAACCCGACGGGCTATCTTTATTCCGAACAGGAACTTCAGGCTTTGCGCGATATCGTACTTAAACACGACCTGTATTTCTTCTCTGATGAAGTTTACCGTGAATTTTGTTACGACAACGAACCGCATTTTTCTGCGATGAATCTCAAAGGCATTGACAACAATGTTATTTTGCTGGATTCTGTTTCAAAACGTTACAGTGCATGTGGTGCGAGGGTTGGCACTTTTATCACCCGCAACAAAGAAGTAATGGCTGTTACGATGAAATTCGCACAGGCACGGCTCAGCCCGCCAACGTTTGGGCAGGTATTATCGGAGGCAGCCATCGACACACCGAAATCGTACTTCGATAACGTGATGAAAGAATATGTTGCACGTCGCGACATCGTGGTAGAATCCATCAATAAAATGGAGGGCTGTTTCTGCCCCAAACCCAAAGGTGCCTTTTATGCTGTGGCACGTTTGCCCATTGATGATGCCGACAAATTTTGCCAATGGCTGCTCGAAAGTTTTGAATATAATAACCAAACGGTGATGCTGGCACCCGCCACAGGTTTCTATTCCACTCCGGGACTGGGTAAAAACGAAGTAAGAATAAGCTATGTGCTGAATGTGGATGACATGAAAGCTTCGATGAAATGCCTTGAAGAGGCACTGAAAGTGTATCCGGGAAGAATATAA
- a CDS encoding tetratricopeptide repeat protein codes for MQKTKTAAPIAIPAKPGELTNKLNLSRYIIFVFALLLYADTIDLKYTLDDTLMITGNKFTKEGVGGIKEILTNDAFVGFLGKNNLLPGGRYRPLSQVIFAVEYQFFGLNPMVGHLLNILLYGLLCLLLFNILHKLLNKYSGSNPWYLSLPFVAALLFTAHPLHTEVVANIKGLDEILCLLGSLGVLYLCIRYTETRKWWLLALAIPVFCLAILSKENAITFLAIVPLALYFFRNVKIKELLVVVGAMLVAMIFYAAIRIGAIGLRVTDVTDSELLNNPFVGASAAQKYATILFTWLKYLILLVLPHPLTHDYYPKQIPLISFGDIRAVISLIMIAGLAAWALINVKKKSITSFAVLFFFITFSIVSNVVFNIGTFMNERFMFTALLGFALLAAVFITLQLNVWIKDKNTFRRVALFLLVIVLSGYSIKTMSRNRVWMDDLTLFTTDVKVSFNSTKCNTSAGGKLIEYSDSISDPVQKKIYVQRALPYLDKAVKIYPGNLNSWLLMGNAYLKLEDYAGARTAFENCLRINPKHAGALNNLKFVVQECNKHKQFGESVKSSWLLIKYTPQSADAFLNLGLGYRGQAKFDSAIIAMNKAIALKPGYSEAYAKLGEIYGQNLGRLDAALEYLQKAVELDPKNASAIENIGIVYGMQRNFERSLEYFNRALILNPDKPDLLMNISQTYLIMGRKDKAAEFMQKAQTAGGNKK; via the coding sequence ATGCAGAAAACGAAAACGGCTGCACCCATTGCTATTCCTGCTAAACCCGGGGAGCTCACAAACAAACTCAACCTGAGCCGTTACATCATTTTTGTATTCGCACTGCTGCTTTACGCTGATACAATAGACCTTAAATATACCCTCGACGATACCCTGATGATTACAGGGAATAAATTCACCAAAGAAGGAGTTGGCGGTATAAAGGAAATTCTTACCAACGATGCTTTTGTTGGTTTTCTGGGAAAAAACAATCTGTTACCCGGCGGTCGCTACCGCCCGCTTTCTCAAGTTATTTTTGCTGTTGAATACCAATTCTTCGGGCTGAATCCGATGGTCGGGCACCTGCTGAATATTTTGTTGTACGGCTTGCTATGCCTGCTTTTGTTCAATATACTGCATAAATTGCTGAATAAATACAGCGGCAGTAATCCATGGTACTTATCATTACCGTTTGTAGCCGCGCTCTTGTTTACAGCGCATCCGCTGCATACGGAAGTTGTTGCCAACATCAAAGGGCTTGACGAAATCCTATGCCTCTTGGGTTCACTGGGAGTGCTGTACTTATGTATTCGATATACCGAAACCCGCAAATGGTGGCTTTTAGCCTTGGCAATTCCTGTTTTTTGTCTGGCAATATTGTCAAAAGAGAATGCAATAACTTTTTTAGCCATCGTGCCTCTCGCTCTCTATTTTTTCCGGAATGTCAAAATAAAAGAATTGCTCGTGGTGGTGGGCGCTATGTTGGTTGCGATGATTTTCTATGCTGCGATACGCATTGGTGCTATCGGCCTTCGTGTTACTGATGTTACCGATTCAGAGCTTCTGAATAATCCGTTTGTAGGTGCATCGGCAGCACAAAAATATGCCACGATACTTTTTACATGGCTCAAATACTTGATATTACTGGTGCTTCCGCATCCTCTAACCCATGATTATTATCCGAAGCAAATTCCGTTGATTTCTTTCGGCGATATCAGAGCAGTCATTTCACTGATTATGATTGCCGGACTTGCTGCCTGGGCGCTCATCAATGTTAAAAAGAAGTCCATTACTTCATTTGCAGTGTTGTTTTTCTTCATCACTTTTTCTATCGTTTCCAATGTTGTGTTTAATATCGGAACCTTCATGAATGAGCGCTTCATGTTTACGGCATTGCTCGGATTTGCTTTATTGGCAGCCGTTTTTATCACACTTCAGTTAAATGTTTGGATAAAGGATAAGAATACATTTAGGCGGGTTGCACTGTTTTTGCTTGTAATCGTTCTTTCAGGATACAGCATAAAAACAATGAGTCGTAACCGGGTATGGATGGACGATCTCACTCTTTTCACTACCGATGTGAAAGTGTCGTTCAACAGTACTAAGTGCAATACTTCTGCAGGTGGAAAGCTGATTGAATATTCCGACAGTATCAGCGACCCGGTTCAAAAGAAAATCTATGTGCAACGTGCCCTGCCATATCTGGATAAAGCGGTGAAGATTTATCCGGGCAACCTCAATTCCTGGCTGCTCATGGGCAATGCATATCTTAAACTTGAAGATTATGCCGGCGCACGAACAGCTTTTGAAAATTGTCTCCGTATTAACCCAAAGCATGCCGGTGCGCTCAACAATCTTAAATTTGTAGTTCAGGAATGCAATAAGCACAAGCAATTCGGAGAATCAGTGAAGTCATCATGGCTTTTGATAAAATACACACCACAGAGCGCCGATGCATTCCTTAATTTGGGTCTGGGGTATCGCGGACAGGCAAAATTCGACAGCGCAATTATTGCAATGAATAAAGCTATTGCTTTGAAACCGGGCTATTCCGAAGCCTATGCAAAACTCGGTGAAATTTATGGACAGAATCTGGGACGGCTCGATGCCGCGCTGGAATATCTTCAAAAAGCCGTGGAACTGGATCCGAAAAATGCCTCTGCCATTGAGAATATTGGTATCGTATACGGCATGCAGCGCAATTTTGAACGCTCACTTGAATACTTCAACCGTGCGTTGATTCTGAATCCTGACAAACCCGACCTGCTGATGAATATTTCACAAACCTACCTTATTATGGGGCGAAAAGACAAAGCGGCTGAATTCATGCAAAAAGCGCAAACGGCGGGTGGAAATAAAAAATAA
- a CDS encoding Stp1/IreP family PP2C-type Ser/Thr phosphatase, whose protein sequence is MSKTKSLKNFDFGNATDTGHVREVNEDYMTYFESVNGHVFIVCDGMGGHVGGATASRLAVDNARAFLENHYFSDPVEALQASIEYANSAVFNNAMNNPVLAGMGTTIVMVLVRDDKAWYAHVGDSRIYLYTNKKLHRLTRDHSYVDSLVEQGLISEEDAEQHPRKNEILRALGVGRKVVISVAEIPVTPAKDDVMLLCSDGLTGMVKDDAIRDVLAENLPIQHKAMTLVQMANDNGGHDNTTVQLIYFYAVNRKNAQFVGISAIAEEPKEKKPETFMKKNLRIILIALGALFLAYIVWDLFIHKGEISRFNTMPSAVTDSTAGSQKDTTKTVAPAQKKDTVIYEYKVKKGEVLGVISSKFRVKIDALKKLNNLKNDNIGEGKKLKIPVKALYTIKTGGSLDVLARDFDVPKEAIMKANDLNSDKEVKPGQLVIPF, encoded by the coding sequence ATGTCAAAAACAAAAAGCCTGAAAAATTTCGACTTCGGCAATGCTACCGATACCGGTCATGTGCGCGAAGTGAATGAGGATTACATGACCTATTTCGAATCGGTAAACGGGCATGTATTCATTGTTTGTGATGGCATGGGCGGTCATGTTGGTGGCGCAACCGCCTCACGACTTGCCGTGGATAATGCTCGCGCATTTCTCGAAAATCATTATTTCAGCGATCCTGTTGAAGCTTTGCAAGCATCTATAGAGTACGCCAATTCCGCAGTGTTTAACAATGCCATGAACAATCCCGTGCTTGCAGGTATGGGAACAACCATTGTAATGGTGCTGGTACGCGACGATAAAGCATGGTACGCTCATGTCGGCGATAGCCGCATTTATCTTTACACAAACAAAAAACTGCACCGGCTTACCCGCGATCATTCTTATGTTGACTCACTGGTTGAACAAGGATTGATTTCTGAAGAGGATGCGGAACAGCATCCGCGTAAAAATGAAATACTGAGAGCTCTCGGCGTTGGTCGCAAAGTGGTGATTAGTGTCGCTGAAATTCCTGTTACTCCTGCAAAAGATGATGTCATGCTGCTTTGTTCCGATGGTCTTACCGGCATGGTGAAAGATGATGCCATTAGAGATGTATTGGCTGAAAACCTGCCAATACAACACAAAGCAATGACGCTTGTTCAAATGGCAAATGATAACGGCGGTCATGATAATACAACTGTTCAATTAATTTATTTTTACGCGGTAAATAGAAAAAATGCCCAGTTTGTTGGCATTTCCGCTATTGCTGAAGAACCAAAAGAGAAAAAACCCGAAACGTTCATGAAAAAGAATCTGAGGATAATTCTGATTGCGCTTGGTGCACTGTTCCTTGCTTATATTGTATGGGATCTGTTTATTCACAAAGGCGAGATTTCACGTTTTAACACAATGCCTTCGGCGGTTACGGATTCTACTGCGGGAAGTCAGAAAGATACCACAAAAACTGTTGCTCCCGCACAAAAAAAGGATACCGTTATTTACGAGTACAAAGTAAAAAAAGGAGAAGTGCTGGGCGTAATATCTTCAAAATTCAGAGTGAAAATTGATGCTCTGAAAAAACTGAATAATTTAAAGAACGACAATATTGGCGAAGGCAAGAAATTGAAAATCCCCGTAAAGGCTCTTTACACAATTAAAACAGGAGGTTCACTCGATGTGCTTGCCCGCGATTTTGACGTACCAAAAGAAGCAATCATGAAAGCCAACGATCTGAACAGCGACAAGGAAGTAAAGCCCGGGCAGCTCGTGATTCCGTTTTAA